Proteins encoded within one genomic window of Candidatus Baltobacteraceae bacterium:
- a CDS encoding FAD-binding domain-containing protein: protein MADGPFIYRFTRDLRLEDHAGLAAAGARGAVLPLLVIDRALEARLAHSPRRASFFCAAVRALDAELAERGSRLIVRRGPAGKTIKNVAHAIGAAGVAWSAAYDGVAMHSDQRLQSELEEAGLSATLVHDAPAIGPEETAAARSIAGLGYRAFAPYYDVWRELPVVSHEHPLLVRFAESDLHSEPLPLAAEYGGSDRETGAGAAAARRIFGQFLNESAIQYLVAARVPSDERTSHLSPHLSFGTISARAVVKATRDRLNDPFLLSEERLSLRAFLRSIAHRDFFLQLSWFHPDTHEQPLQEKMRGFSFARSHPALDSWRGGKTGFPLVDAAIRQLHESGWIHPHARAVAASFLCFDLGVDWRVGRDEWDRWLVEDDPAIATGNWQWIAGVGADMAQYPRIYNPERQRRRYDPDGAYVRRWVAELEHRPMAVWPTDGASAQLPLELFPADSYPAPIVDHEAAAREFLARYRAFVSG, encoded by the coding sequence ATGGCTGACGGGCCGTTTATTTATCGCTTTACGCGAGATTTGCGTTTGGAAGACCACGCCGGACTCGCCGCTGCCGGAGCGCGCGGCGCGGTGCTGCCGCTGCTCGTCATCGATCGCGCGCTCGAAGCTCGGCTCGCGCACTCGCCGCGCAGGGCGTCGTTCTTTTGCGCGGCAGTGCGCGCGCTCGATGCCGAGCTGGCCGAGCGTGGCAGCCGTCTCATCGTTCGCCGCGGGCCCGCGGGGAAGACGATCAAGAACGTCGCGCACGCTATCGGTGCGGCCGGCGTTGCGTGGAGCGCCGCTTACGACGGCGTCGCGATGCATAGCGATCAGCGGCTGCAATCGGAACTCGAAGAAGCGGGTCTCTCGGCAACGCTCGTGCACGACGCACCGGCGATCGGACCGGAGGAGACCGCCGCGGCGCGTTCGATTGCGGGGTTGGGATATCGCGCGTTCGCACCCTATTACGACGTTTGGCGCGAGCTGCCGGTCGTTTCACACGAGCATCCGCTGCTGGTTCGTTTTGCCGAAAGCGATCTTCACAGCGAGCCGCTGCCGTTGGCTGCCGAATACGGTGGAAGCGATCGGGAAACCGGCGCCGGTGCCGCCGCCGCGCGGCGCATTTTCGGCCAGTTTCTCAACGAGTCGGCAATCCAATATCTGGTCGCCGCGCGCGTCCCGTCGGACGAACGCACGTCGCATCTCTCGCCGCACTTGTCGTTTGGAACGATCTCGGCTCGCGCCGTCGTAAAGGCCACGCGCGACCGGTTGAACGACCCGTTTCTGCTCAGCGAAGAACGGCTCTCGCTGCGCGCTTTTTTACGGTCGATCGCACATCGAGATTTTTTCTTGCAGCTTTCGTGGTTTCACCCCGATACGCACGAGCAACCGCTGCAGGAGAAGATGCGCGGATTTTCATTTGCGCGGTCGCATCCGGCACTCGACTCTTGGCGCGGTGGTAAGACCGGATTTCCGTTGGTCGACGCCGCGATCCGCCAACTGCACGAGTCGGGATGGATCCACCCGCACGCACGCGCCGTGGCCGCGTCGTTTCTCTGTTTCGATCTCGGCGTCGACTGGCGCGTTGGACGCGACGAATGGGACCGGTGGCTAGTTGAAGACGATCCGGCGATCGCGACCGGAAACTGGCAATGGATCGCGGGTGTGGGAGCGGATATGGCGCAGTATCCGCGCATTTACAACCCCGAACGGCAACGCCGCCGGTACGATCCCGACGGCGCGTACGTGCGGCGCTGGGTTGCGGAGCTCGAGCATCGACCGATGGCGGTGTGGCCGACCGACGGTGCGTCCGCGCAACTTCCCCTCGAGCTCTTTCCCGCCGATTCGTACCCCGCGCCGATCGTGGATCACGAGGCAGCGGCGCGTGAGTTTCTCGCGCGTTATCGCGCGTTCGTTTCGGGTTGA
- a CDS encoding DUF4870 domain-containing protein — MDCYFHSNVPSVAACVDCRKPICATCRDERGSCPGCRLAAKVEAATATRTHIGGQVPPPHPQPATVIRKAEVATLPDSVESRALVSLGYPLWPLALLSLLDRKQSRYLRRQALQALGFNVAILGIGGIMSVVANLPWIGLAPSVLLPFLVPLFLVASVYYGIKTWNGDDVRVPIVGDWIEERLPLDQTGQPETNAR, encoded by the coding sequence ATGGATTGCTATTTTCACTCTAACGTCCCGTCGGTCGCAGCGTGCGTCGATTGCCGTAAGCCGATCTGCGCGACCTGTCGCGACGAACGCGGCAGTTGTCCCGGGTGCCGTCTAGCGGCCAAAGTCGAAGCGGCCACCGCAACGCGCACGCACATCGGCGGACAAGTGCCGCCGCCGCACCCGCAGCCCGCGACCGTTATTCGAAAAGCCGAGGTCGCAACGCTCCCGGACTCCGTTGAGTCCCGCGCGCTCGTTTCGCTGGGATATCCGCTGTGGCCGCTGGCGCTGCTCTCGCTGCTCGATCGCAAGCAATCGCGGTATCTGCGCCGGCAAGCCCTTCAAGCGCTGGGTTTCAACGTCGCAATCCTCGGTATCGGCGGGATCATGTCGGTCGTCGCCAATCTGCCCTGGATCGGACTCGCGCCGTCGGTGCTCTTACCGTTCCTCGTGCCGTTGTTCTTGGTCGCCAGCGTCTACTACGGCATCAAGACCTGGAACGGTGACGACGTACGCGTCCCGATCGTCGGCGACTGGATCGAAGAGCGCTTGCCGCTCGATCAAACCGGTCAACCCGAAACGAACGCGCGATAA
- a CDS encoding ABC transporter ATP-binding protein: protein MTRRSILNRLAIEARPYYPRIIVATLLGALAGVLTLVPPAAFRTIINHVLAPAGGTQPDLHALAVALVATFVALVLANVATYSQTYLTAWSGQHLVARLRVRLFERLLNLPLSEFDKWRPGELLARFSADLTMMTDAVSVSLPQLVVALVTFVSSFVTMMYLDWRLTLSLVGVALVVPFVVSKFQRLITTSTQRAQARIADLSANLTEVLSGQRVVKAFGREEFEVARFTTRNDDFFGAYMKLTQFIQTQPLVVSTIMVVAVVLVMALSIREVVVVHRLDTGTVFMYWALLVNLMNPMNRVAAFFGDINKAIVGAGRVFEVLDLPVETRDAAAARPLPAIAGRIEFADVSFTYSAGEAPALRHVNATIEAGEIVALVGPSGAGKTTLVNLVPRFYEPQDGRVLVDGIDLATVELADLRRAIAIVPQEVQLFRGSVLENIRYGRLEASDDEVVAAARDANVEDFVRGFPDGYKTGVGERGVRLSGGERQRIAIARAILRDPRILILDEATSALDSHSEAMIEQALDRLLPGRTTLIIAHRLTTIRRAHKVLYIEGGRVAEIGTHEELLARKGAYARLHAAQFASRGT, encoded by the coding sequence ATGACCCGACGCTCGATCCTCAACCGGTTGGCGATCGAAGCCCGCCCCTACTACCCCCGCATTATCGTAGCGACGCTCTTGGGCGCGCTGGCGGGCGTGTTGACGCTCGTTCCCCCGGCGGCCTTCCGAACGATCATCAATCACGTTCTGGCGCCGGCGGGCGGCACCCAACCCGACTTGCACGCCCTGGCGGTGGCGCTCGTCGCGACGTTCGTCGCTCTCGTGCTCGCCAACGTCGCTACCTACTCGCAAACCTATTTGACCGCCTGGAGCGGTCAGCATTTGGTCGCGCGCCTGCGCGTGCGGCTGTTCGAACGGCTGTTGAATCTGCCGCTCTCGGAGTTTGACAAGTGGCGCCCGGGCGAGCTGCTGGCGCGCTTCTCGGCAGACTTGACGATGATGACCGACGCGGTGAGCGTTTCGCTGCCGCAGCTCGTCGTCGCGCTGGTCACGTTCGTTTCGTCGTTTGTGACGATGATGTACCTGGATTGGCGTTTGACGCTCTCGCTGGTGGGCGTAGCGCTCGTCGTTCCCTTCGTCGTGTCGAAGTTCCAACGTCTGATCACGACGTCGACTCAGCGCGCGCAAGCGCGCATTGCCGACCTTTCCGCCAACCTCACCGAAGTGCTGTCGGGTCAGCGCGTCGTCAAGGCTTTTGGACGCGAAGAGTTCGAGGTCGCACGGTTCACGACACGCAACGACGACTTTTTCGGCGCCTACATGAAGCTCACGCAGTTCATTCAAACGCAGCCGCTGGTCGTTTCGACGATCATGGTAGTCGCCGTCGTACTGGTCATGGCGCTTTCGATCCGCGAGGTCGTGGTCGTACATCGTCTCGATACCGGTACGGTCTTCATGTACTGGGCGCTGCTCGTCAACCTGATGAACCCGATGAATCGCGTGGCCGCCTTCTTCGGCGACATCAATAAGGCGATCGTCGGCGCGGGCCGCGTCTTCGAAGTCCTCGATCTGCCGGTGGAAACCCGCGACGCCGCGGCGGCGCGGCCGCTGCCGGCCATTGCGGGACGGATCGAGTTCGCCGACGTTTCCTTTACGTATAGCGCGGGGGAGGCGCCGGCGCTGCGGCACGTCAACGCGACGATCGAGGCCGGGGAGATCGTCGCGCTGGTCGGACCCTCGGGTGCCGGCAAGACCACCTTGGTCAACCTCGTTCCGCGTTTTTACGAACCGCAAGACGGCAGAGTGCTCGTCGACGGGATCGATCTGGCGACGGTCGAGCTCGCCGATCTCCGGCGCGCGATCGCGATCGTGCCGCAGGAGGTGCAGCTCTTCCGCGGCTCGGTACTCGAGAACATCCGCTACGGCCGGCTCGAGGCCAGCGACGACGAGGTCGTGGCCGCCGCGCGTGACGCTAACGTCGAGGACTTCGTTCGCGGCTTCCCCGACGGATACAAGACCGGCGTCGGCGAGCGCGGCGTCCGCCTCTCGGGAGGCGAGCGCCAGCGCATCGCGATCGCGCGAGCCATCCTGCGCGATCCCCGAATCTTGATCCTGGACGAGGCCACCAGCGCCCTCGACAGCCACTCCGAAGCCATGATCGAACAGGCCCTCGACCGGCTCTTGCCCGGGCGCACCACCCTCATCATCGCCCATCGCCTCACGACCATCCGCCGCGCGCATAAGGTGCTCTATATCGAGGGGGGAAGGGTGGCCGAAATCGGCACCCATGAGGAGCTGCTGGCACGAAAAGGCGCCTATGCCCGCCTCCACGCCGCCCAGTTCGCGAGTCGCGGCACTTAA
- the flgB gene encoding flagellar basal body rod protein FlgB — translation MSDVGGISFGPTVDLLNNAVDGAGKEQQQISNNLANVNTPNFRRSTVSFKDALAATLGAPASPDELALATDDDRQFDVNGALPPIPYGPKAQVDETTQMRVDHSNVDLDQEMAKLQQNSGYQETMTALLKNQYAWLRESIEEQTH, via the coding sequence ATGAGTGATGTCGGCGGCATCTCGTTCGGCCCGACTGTCGATCTGTTGAACAACGCGGTCGACGGCGCGGGAAAAGAACAGCAACAAATCTCCAACAACCTGGCGAACGTCAACACGCCGAACTTCCGCCGTTCGACCGTGTCGTTCAAGGATGCCCTGGCTGCGACCCTCGGCGCGCCGGCCAGTCCCGACGAGCTCGCTCTAGCGACCGACGACGATCGCCAGTTCGACGTCAACGGCGCGTTGCCGCCGATTCCGTACGGTCCGAAGGCGCAAGTCGACGAGACGACCCAGATGCGCGTCGATCACAGCAACGTCGATCTCGATCAAGAGATGGCCAAGCTCCAGCAGAACTCCGGCTATCAAGAAACGATGACGGCGCTGCTCAAGAATCAGTACGCGTGGCTGCGCGAATCGATCGAGGAGCAAACGCACTAA
- the flgC gene encoding flagellar basal body rod protein FlgC, with protein sequence MAARIDRGANALMPGFYNTIEISASALSAERLAMDVIANNIANANTTRTPQGGAFKRQLIVFSQTPEGPAQAGNGFPQFGTNGSSFSSDVNTTEPNVEGVEALGITNDNSPDRMVFDPGNPEADARGYVHYPNVQVVKEMVDMMAASRAYEANVAAIQATKSMDSASLGLLQS encoded by the coding sequence GTGGCTGCGCGAATCGATCGAGGAGCAAACGCACTAATGCCGGGCTTCTATAATACGATCGAGATCAGCGCTTCCGCGCTGTCGGCCGAACGTCTGGCGATGGACGTGATTGCCAACAATATCGCCAACGCCAACACGACGCGCACGCCGCAAGGCGGGGCCTTCAAACGGCAGCTCATCGTCTTCTCGCAGACGCCCGAAGGGCCCGCGCAAGCCGGCAACGGTTTCCCGCAGTTCGGCACGAACGGCAGTTCGTTTTCGTCGGACGTCAACACGACCGAACCGAACGTCGAGGGCGTTGAGGCGCTGGGAATCACTAACGACAACAGTCCCGATCGCATGGTGTTCGATCCCGGAAATCCCGAGGCCGACGCGCGCGGTTACGTGCATTATCCCAACGTGCAGGTCGTCAAGGAAATGGTCGACATGATGGCGGCGTCGCGAGCGTACGAGGCGAACGTCGCAGCCATTCAAGCGACCAAGTCGATGGATTCGGCGTCGCTCGGACTGCTACAGAGTTAA
- a CDS encoding flagellar hook-basal body complex protein FliE has protein sequence MDIDPYASAISKVTPGTFVPDVAPGGPAAKLLPDDQAGAGAVSFKDTVKSLLDDVNDKMVNASQMSQDLATGKSNDFDGTIKSVEEASLAFQFTMAIRNKLMDAYSEVQQMQF, from the coding sequence ATGGATATCGACCCCTACGCCAGCGCGATCTCGAAAGTGACCCCCGGAACGTTCGTTCCGGACGTGGCGCCCGGCGGTCCGGCCGCAAAGCTCCTTCCCGACGATCAAGCCGGCGCGGGCGCCGTTTCGTTCAAAGATACGGTGAAGTCGCTGCTCGATGACGTTAACGACAAGATGGTCAACGCGAGCCAGATGTCGCAAGACCTTGCGACCGGCAAGAGCAACGATTTCGACGGCACGATCAAGTCGGTGGAAGAGGCCTCGCTGGCGTTTCAGTTTACGATGGCGATCCGTAACAAGCTGATGGACGCCTACAGCGAAGTCCAACAGATGCAATTTTGA
- a CDS encoding sulfotransferase, with translation MTSPIAPALEKALIHHRHGRLDEAARCYEGILLADPGDFDARYYLAQMRAAQKRYDDAYALMCEAAALRPDSIEAHYHVGALLLALGRPNQAMAQLNATRKRAPAHVATLIGLGAALHALERLREAEACYRNAVALAPESPEALRGLAGILAAADRPKDALDPLHRLLELDPHDARTHSTLGGVLRRLERYDEALAHCRTALQLDPDFAEAHANLGNVELELGDIAQAKERFERAIELAPENVNHYGRLAVVTRFTLGDPRLETMERLARDPSLSKNERIGAYFALGKALDTAGEPERAFDYLARGNALKRSVVDYDAGEELSSLARTSAFVGPEFMRERSGWGDPSDLPVFIVGMPRSGTTLIEQILASHPSVYAAGELPHFQDIARVALAGDSERAIDVAAMASATREQIRDIGARYVTAVARMAPQAVRVTDKMPANATYVGLMHLALPRARIIRARRDPVDTCLSCFQILFAEGQSFTYDLGELGRYYRAYEALLDHWERVLPPGTILDVRYEDVVADIEAAARRIVDFCCLDWNDACLRFHETQRPVQTASVVQVRKPIYRGSVGKWRRYAHRLKPLLDALGVEE, from the coding sequence GTGACGTCGCCGATCGCCCCGGCGCTCGAAAAAGCGCTGATCCATCACCGCCATGGCCGGCTGGACGAGGCGGCCCGGTGCTACGAGGGGATCCTGCTCGCTGACCCCGGCGACTTCGATGCAAGATACTACCTTGCGCAGATGCGCGCCGCCCAAAAACGCTACGACGACGCCTACGCGCTCATGTGCGAAGCGGCGGCGCTCCGCCCAGACTCCATCGAGGCGCACTATCACGTCGGTGCTCTTCTGCTCGCACTTGGCCGGCCGAACCAGGCCATGGCGCAGCTTAACGCCACGCGCAAACGCGCCCCGGCGCACGTAGCGACCCTCATCGGGCTCGGCGCGGCGTTGCACGCGCTCGAGCGCCTCCGTGAGGCTGAGGCATGTTACCGCAACGCCGTCGCACTCGCACCGGAATCGCCGGAGGCTCTTCGCGGCCTTGCCGGGATCCTGGCCGCCGCGGATCGACCGAAGGACGCGCTCGACCCGCTTCACCGGCTGCTCGAGCTCGATCCGCACGACGCGCGAACCCACTCGACGCTGGGCGGCGTTCTGCGCAGGCTGGAACGCTATGACGAAGCCTTAGCCCACTGCCGCACGGCGCTCCAGCTCGATCCCGATTTCGCGGAGGCACACGCCAACCTCGGCAACGTCGAACTCGAGCTGGGCGATATCGCCCAAGCCAAAGAGCGCTTCGAGCGCGCGATCGAGCTCGCTCCCGAGAACGTGAATCACTACGGGCGGCTAGCCGTCGTAACGCGATTCACACTAGGGGATCCGCGTCTGGAGACGATGGAACGCTTAGCCCGCGATCCCTCACTGTCGAAGAACGAGCGGATCGGCGCCTATTTCGCACTCGGGAAGGCGCTCGACACAGCCGGCGAGCCGGAACGCGCTTTCGACTACCTCGCGCGCGGAAACGCCCTCAAACGTTCGGTCGTGGACTACGATGCCGGTGAGGAGCTCTCCTCGCTCGCACGCACGTCGGCGTTTGTCGGCCCGGAGTTTATGCGCGAGCGCTCCGGCTGGGGCGATCCGTCGGACCTGCCCGTGTTTATCGTGGGGATGCCGCGCTCGGGAACCACGCTGATCGAGCAGATTCTCGCCAGTCATCCGAGCGTGTACGCCGCGGGCGAACTCCCCCACTTTCAGGACATCGCGCGCGTCGCGCTCGCCGGTGACTCGGAGCGGGCTATCGATGTCGCGGCGATGGCATCAGCCACCCGAGAGCAAATCCGCGACATCGGTGCTCGCTACGTGACTGCCGTGGCACGGATGGCGCCGCAAGCCGTTCGCGTCACCGACAAGATGCCGGCGAACGCCACCTACGTCGGCCTCATGCATCTCGCGCTGCCGCGCGCGCGCATCATTCGCGCCCGGCGAGATCCCGTCGACACCTGCCTTTCTTGCTTTCAAATTCTTTTTGCCGAGGGACAGTCGTTTACGTACGACCTCGGCGAGCTCGGCCGGTATTACCGCGCGTACGAAGCGCTCCTCGATCACTGGGAGCGCGTCTTACCGCCGGGAACCATTCTCGACGTGCGGTACGAAGACGTCGTCGCGGATATCGAGGCCGCGGCGCGTCGCATCGTCGACTTCTGCTGCCTGGACTGGAACGACGCGTGTCTGCGCTTTCACGAAACGCAGCGGCCCGTCCAAACGGCCAGCGTCGTCCAGGTTCGCAAGCCGATTTATCGCGGCTCGGTCGGAAAGTGGCGCCGTTACGCACACCGGCTCAAACCGCTGCTCGACGCGCTCGGCGTCGAGGAATGA
- a CDS encoding flagellar hook-basal body protein produces MVRGLYAAASGALVAQSQADNVANNLANVNSSGFKQTLLQIESAPTLDIYRIQTDPGHAAGRALPGVPVAVPVGALGTGSQVYDTPEDFAQGPLQQTGNPLDIALTGTNQFFTIGTPNGVRYTRDGQFALDANGTLRTMDGNPVLNTQGQAINFNTQQGPVTFNPDGTITQAPQAGQTAAASTQVGTLQVASFGNLLALRKEGDNNFVDTGNANAAAAQNVGVQQGFLERSNGNVVRSMVDLITAERWFDANERVIKAEDDATSQDITYLAKPANG; encoded by the coding sequence TTGGTACGTGGCCTGTACGCCGCGGCGAGTGGAGCACTCGTAGCCCAGAGCCAAGCCGATAACGTTGCGAACAATCTCGCCAACGTTAACTCGAGCGGCTTCAAGCAGACGCTGCTGCAAATTGAGTCGGCTCCAACGCTCGATATCTACCGAATTCAAACCGATCCCGGACATGCCGCCGGGCGCGCGCTTCCGGGCGTTCCCGTTGCGGTTCCCGTCGGCGCACTCGGAACCGGATCGCAGGTCTACGACACGCCCGAAGACTTCGCGCAAGGGCCGCTGCAGCAAACCGGCAACCCTCTCGACATCGCGCTGACCGGCACGAATCAGTTCTTCACGATCGGCACGCCCAACGGCGTTCGGTATACGCGCGACGGTCAGTTCGCGCTCGATGCGAACGGCACGCTGCGCACGATGGACGGCAATCCCGTGCTCAACACGCAAGGGCAAGCGATCAACTTCAACACGCAGCAGGGTCCAGTGACGTTCAATCCCGACGGTACCATCACGCAAGCGCCCCAAGCCGGACAGACCGCCGCGGCATCGACGCAGGTCGGTACGCTGCAGGTTGCGTCGTTCGGCAATCTGCTCGCGCTGCGCAAAGAGGGCGACAACAACTTCGTCGATACCGGCAACGCGAACGCGGCCGCGGCGCAAAACGTCGGAGTGCAGCAAGGTTTTCTCGAGCGGAGCAACGGCAACGTCGTTCGCTCTATGGTTGATTTGATCACGGCCGAGCGTTGGTTCGATGCCAACGAGCGGGTGATCAAAGCCGAAGACGACGCCACGAGTCAAGATATCACCTACCTCGCCAAACCAGCGAACGGATAG
- the flgG gene encoding flagellar basal-body rod protein FlgG encodes MMRALYSAASGMIAQQYNMDTISNNLANVNTTGFKGNLAHFQDLIYQTIQSPGSPVGAAIVPVGQDVGLGVKVGSSEKIFTQGSLVQTDGPLDMAINGDGFFQITLPDGTTAYTRDGHFTQDANGAVVTSDGYFIQPQITIPQNATSIQVGSDGTVTAQVPGSTTPQNLGQLTLARFVNNAGLAPQGSNYFLQTAASGPPIVTQPGLNGAGQLQNKWLENSNVQVVNEIVNMIVAQRAYEANSKAIGASDQMLQTAIQIPPFQ; translated from the coding sequence ATGATGCGAGCACTCTACTCGGCAGCCAGCGGGATGATCGCCCAGCAATACAACATGGACACGATCTCCAACAACCTGGCCAACGTCAACACGACCGGTTTCAAGGGAAACTTGGCACACTTTCAGGATCTGATCTATCAGACGATCCAATCGCCGGGCTCACCGGTCGGTGCGGCGATCGTTCCCGTGGGTCAAGACGTGGGTCTCGGCGTCAAAGTTGGATCCTCGGAAAAGATCTTTACCCAAGGCTCGCTCGTGCAGACCGACGGGCCGCTGGACATGGCCATCAACGGCGACGGCTTTTTCCAGATCACGCTGCCGGACGGCACGACGGCGTACACGCGCGACGGCCACTTCACTCAAGACGCCAACGGAGCGGTCGTGACGTCGGACGGGTATTTTATCCAGCCGCAGATCACGATTCCGCAGAACGCGACGTCGATTCAGGTCGGCTCGGACGGAACCGTGACGGCGCAAGTGCCCGGCAGCACGACGCCGCAAAATCTCGGGCAACTCACGCTGGCGCGGTTCGTCAATAACGCCGGCCTTGCGCCGCAAGGCAGCAACTACTTCCTGCAAACCGCGGCGAGTGGACCGCCGATCGTCACGCAGCCGGGTCTCAACGGAGCCGGCCAGCTGCAAAACAAGTGGCTGGAGAACTCCAACGTGCAAGTCGTCAACGAGATCGTCAACATGATCGTCGCGCAGCGCGCGTACGAGGCGAACTCCAAAGCGATCGGCGCGTCGGATCAGATGCTGCAGACCGCCATCCAGATACCGCCGTTCCAATAG
- the flgA gene encoding flagellar basal body P-ring formation chaperone FlgA, whose protein sequence is MRTLSLLLAILVSAAICAPQPARAQAETQRISGTAFVALAKHAIGTIAVSGDSALVQAAPVRDQIVPSGAVSLVVESPLATPTYVNVPIDVDVDGSFLRTVFVGYRMQQYVRTAVAAHDLVAGTVIASDDLTMARVPWNGRLGNGTDVLVGRKVFVPFRKGQPVYIEETQTNVIVKPGSSVVLIVNDGGVSVVAQGVARTGGGLGDEVSVYNPSTNHTLSGMVVGPDRVQLDIMGEQ, encoded by the coding sequence ATGCGTACGCTCTCGCTGCTTCTCGCGATCCTGGTCTCGGCCGCAATCTGCGCGCCGCAGCCGGCTCGCGCCCAAGCGGAGACGCAGCGTATCAGCGGCACCGCGTTCGTCGCGCTGGCAAAGCACGCGATCGGTACGATCGCGGTGTCGGGCGACAGCGCGCTGGTGCAAGCCGCCCCCGTTCGGGATCAAATCGTACCGTCGGGCGCCGTATCGCTGGTCGTCGAATCGCCGCTGGCGACGCCGACGTACGTCAACGTACCGATCGACGTCGACGTCGACGGTTCGTTCCTGCGCACGGTCTTCGTCGGCTACCGGATGCAGCAATACGTTCGTACGGCAGTTGCCGCGCACGACCTCGTTGCCGGTACGGTGATCGCTTCCGACGACCTCACGATGGCGCGCGTTCCATGGAACGGGCGCTTGGGCAACGGCACCGACGTCCTCGTCGGACGTAAGGTCTTCGTGCCGTTCCGTAAAGGGCAGCCGGTGTACATCGAGGAGACGCAAACCAACGTCATCGTCAAGCCGGGTTCTTCGGTCGTGCTGATCGTCAACGACGGCGGCGTCTCGGTGGTCGCGCAAGGCGTCGCGCGCACGGGCGGCGGCCTGGGCGACGAGGTGTCCGTCTACAACCCTTCGACCAATCACACGCTTTCGGGAATGGTGGTCGGCCCGGATCGCGTGCAGCTCGACATCATGGGTGAACAGTGA
- a CDS encoding flagellar basal body L-ring protein FlgH — translation MINKAIATFTAAFFACALAAQADTLYQSAPPPAGPGHPLRLGPDHRASQIGDLVYIIFDFNDSNSHTANYTSSKAAGFSLTGLFHIPAISGSTNAASAKAASGADSFVSTMMATVTDVLPSGVMKVAGDQGVVINGRNQTLHITGFVRPEDLDQTDAVLSSRVANVQANFNGDNPKGKGLLQRIVEFLF, via the coding sequence ATGATAAACAAAGCTATCGCGACGTTTACGGCAGCGTTTTTCGCATGCGCGCTCGCCGCGCAGGCAGACACATTGTATCAATCCGCGCCGCCGCCGGCCGGTCCGGGACATCCGTTGCGCTTGGGCCCCGACCATCGCGCGTCGCAGATTGGCGACTTGGTCTACATCATCTTCGATTTCAACGATTCGAACTCGCACACGGCCAACTACACGAGCAGCAAGGCGGCCGGATTCTCGCTCACCGGGTTGTTCCACATTCCGGCGATCAGCGGCTCGACCAACGCCGCGTCGGCGAAGGCCGCCAGCGGCGCCGACTCGTTCGTGTCGACGATGATGGCTACGGTCACCGACGTGTTGCCGAGCGGCGTGATGAAGGTCGCGGGCGATCAGGGCGTCGTGATCAACGGTCGTAACCAGACGTTGCACATCACCGGATTCGTTCGACCCGAGGATCTCGACCAAACCGACGCCGTGCTGAGCTCGCGCGTCGCCAACGTACAAGCCAACTTCAACGGCGACAATCCCAAAGGCAAGGGCCTTCTCCAACGCATCGTGGAGTTTTTATTTTAA